The proteins below come from a single Streptomyces sp. M92 genomic window:
- a CDS encoding dipeptidase yields the protein MADLQDDLHTSTEAAGLDDLPVSSAAEVVPPEPYAPVSDPDDEPLTRAHAVLAAHPVADGYSGLPRALKHLPWYDLELGETAVDTDVPRLREGHVGALFWSLHLPDAVDGDRAVGATLEQLDLIKTVVRAHPEGLRLAHDAGQAIDARNCGRVAVLPGPAGAAAVGDCLGILRSLHALGVRVLTLTGASWASEAGLTRFGEEVVREMNRLGVIADLSGASPETVRRTFAVSKAPALCTRSAARALRPHPANLPDDLLVELGAAGGLCMVPLTAEQTGPTVRDVADHLDHVRSVAGPQSVGLSGTYDSGTAHPLELGDASCYPRLIAELLRRGWDEADVALLTWGNVQRVLRGAAFTARAAQSRREPSTATITDLDG from the coding sequence ATGGCAGACCTCCAGGACGACCTGCACACCAGCACCGAGGCCGCCGGGCTCGACGACCTGCCCGTGTCGTCCGCCGCCGAGGTCGTTCCCCCGGAGCCCTACGCGCCCGTGTCCGACCCGGACGACGAGCCGCTGACCCGGGCGCACGCCGTGCTGGCCGCCCACCCGGTCGCCGACGGCTACAGCGGCCTGCCCCGGGCGCTCAAGCACCTGCCCTGGTACGACCTGGAGCTCGGCGAGACCGCCGTCGACACCGACGTGCCGCGGCTGCGCGAGGGGCACGTGGGCGCGCTGTTCTGGTCGCTGCACCTGCCCGACGCCGTCGACGGGGACCGGGCCGTCGGCGCGACCCTGGAGCAGCTGGACCTGATCAAGACGGTCGTGCGCGCCCACCCGGAGGGCCTGCGCCTCGCCCACGACGCCGGGCAGGCCATCGACGCCCGCAACTGCGGCCGGGTCGCCGTGCTGCCGGGCCCCGCGGGCGCCGCCGCCGTCGGCGACTGCCTCGGCATCCTGCGCTCCCTGCACGCGCTCGGCGTGCGCGTGCTCACCCTCACCGGCGCGAGTTGGGCGAGCGAGGCGGGGCTGACCCGGTTCGGCGAGGAGGTCGTGCGCGAGATGAACCGGCTCGGGGTGATCGCCGACCTCTCCGGCGCCTCGCCCGAGACCGTCCGCCGCACCTTCGCCGTCTCCAAGGCGCCCGCGCTGTGCACCCGCTCCGCCGCCCGTGCCCTGCGCCCCCACCCCGCCAACCTCCCCGACGACCTGCTGGTGGAGCTGGGCGCGGCCGGGGGCCTGTGCATGGTGCCGCTGACCGCGGAGCAGACCGGCCCGACCGTCCGGGACGTCGCCGACCACCTCGACCACGTCCGCTCGGTGGCCGGCCCGCAGAGCGTCGGCCTGTCCGGCACCTACGACTCCGGAACCGCGCACCCGCTGGAGCTGGGCGACGCCTCCTGCTACCCGCGGCTCATCGCCGAGCTGCTGCGCCGTGGCTGGGACGAGGCGGACGTGGCCTTGCTGACCTGGGGCAACGTCCAGCGCGTACTGCGCGGTGCGGCCTTCACCGCCCGCGCGGCCCAGTCGCGCCGGGAGCCGTCGACGGCGACGATCACCGACCTCGACGGCTGA
- a CDS encoding 5-(carboxyamino)imidazole ribonucleotide synthase produces the protein MGVTFPVVGMVGGGQLARMTHEAGIPLGIRFKLLSDTPQDSAAQVVNEVVVGDYRDLDTLREFARGCDVITFDHEHVPTEHLKALEADGIPVRPGPEALVHAQDKGVMRAKLVEIGVPCPRHRIVRDPADVAAFAAEGAAEGDGFPVVLKTVRGGYDGKGVWVVDSVEEAAEPFRAGVPVLAEEKVDFVRELAANVVRSPHGQAVAYPVVESQQVKGVCDTVIAPAPGLEEGLALQAEEMALSIAKELDVVGHLAVELFQTRDGRILVNELAMRPHNSGHWSMDGAITSQFANHVRAVLDLPLGDPRPRARWTVMVNVLGGDFPDMYSAYLHCMARDPQLKIHMYGKDVKPGRKVGHVNTYGDDLDDVLERARHAAGYLRGTITE, from the coding sequence ATGGGTGTGACGTTCCCCGTAGTCGGCATGGTCGGCGGTGGCCAGCTCGCTCGTATGACACACGAGGCGGGCATCCCGCTCGGCATCAGGTTCAAGCTCCTCAGCGACACTCCCCAGGATTCCGCGGCGCAGGTCGTGAACGAAGTCGTCGTCGGCGACTATCGCGATCTGGACACGTTGCGCGAGTTCGCGCGCGGCTGTGACGTGATCACCTTCGATCACGAGCACGTGCCGACCGAGCACCTCAAGGCCCTGGAGGCGGACGGCATCCCCGTGCGCCCCGGCCCCGAGGCGCTCGTGCACGCCCAGGACAAGGGCGTGATGCGCGCGAAGCTCGTCGAGATCGGCGTGCCCTGCCCGCGCCACCGGATCGTGCGCGATCCGGCCGACGTGGCCGCCTTCGCGGCGGAGGGCGCCGCCGAGGGCGACGGTTTCCCCGTCGTCCTCAAGACGGTCCGCGGCGGGTACGACGGCAAGGGGGTGTGGGTCGTGGACTCCGTGGAGGAGGCAGCCGAGCCCTTCCGCGCCGGGGTGCCCGTGCTGGCGGAGGAGAAGGTGGACTTCGTCCGCGAGCTCGCCGCCAACGTGGTCCGCTCCCCGCACGGCCAGGCGGTGGCCTACCCCGTCGTCGAGTCCCAGCAGGTCAAGGGCGTGTGCGACACGGTGATCGCCCCCGCCCCCGGCCTGGAGGAGGGCTTGGCCCTCCAGGCCGAGGAGATGGCGCTCAGCATCGCCAAGGAACTGGACGTCGTCGGTCACCTGGCCGTCGAGCTGTTCCAGACCCGCGACGGCCGCATCCTCGTCAACGAACTGGCGATGCGCCCGCACAACTCCGGCCACTGGTCGATGGACGGCGCGATCACCTCGCAGTTCGCCAACCACGTCCGCGCCGTCCTCGACCTCCCGCTCGGCGACCCCCGCCCGCGCGCCAGGTGGACGGTGATGGTCAACGTCCTCGGCGGCGACTTCCCCGACATGTACTCCGCGTACCTGCACTGCATGGCCCGCGACCCGCAGCTCAAGATCCACATGTACGGCAAGGACGTGAAGCCCGGCCGCAAGGTCGGCCACGTCAACACCTACGGCGACGACCTCGACGACGTGCTGGAGCGCGCCCGTCACGCTGCCGGCTACCTGAGAGGGACGATCACCGAATGA
- a CDS encoding UDP-glucose dehydrogenase family protein: MALRITVIGTGYLGATHAAAMAELGFEVLGLDVVPEKIEMLQRGAVPMYEPGLEELLGKHVAGIEGSSGRLRFTTDFAEVAAFGDVHFLCVNTPQKHGEYACDMSYVESALASLAEHLTGPALVVGKSTVPVGSADRLAAYLAAHAPAGDEAELAWNPEFLREGFAVKDTLHPDRIVAGVRSERAERLLREVYATPVAEGSPFVVTDFPTAELVKTSANSFLATKISFINAMAEVCEAADGDVAKLAEAIGYDDRIGKKFLRAGIGFGGGCLPKDIRAFMARAGELGADQALTFLREIDSINMRQRGQMVELTRQALGGGPFLGKRVAVLGATFKPDSDDVRDSPALNVAGQVHLQGAQVTVYDPKGMDNARRLFPTLGYADSALEAVRGADVVLHLTEWREFRELDPQALGEAVAARVLLDGRNALDPVAWRKAGWTYRAMGRPTA, encoded by the coding sequence ATGGCCCTCAGGATCACCGTGATCGGCACCGGTTATCTCGGCGCCACCCATGCGGCGGCCATGGCCGAGCTCGGTTTCGAGGTGCTGGGCCTGGACGTGGTGCCGGAGAAGATCGAGATGCTCCAGCGGGGCGCGGTCCCGATGTACGAACCGGGGCTGGAGGAGCTGCTGGGCAAGCACGTCGCCGGGATCGAGGGGTCCAGCGGGCGGCTGCGCTTCACCACCGACTTCGCCGAGGTCGCCGCCTTCGGCGACGTGCACTTCCTGTGCGTGAACACGCCGCAGAAGCACGGCGAGTACGCCTGTGACATGTCGTACGTCGAATCCGCGCTGGCGTCGCTGGCCGAGCACCTGACGGGGCCCGCGCTGGTCGTCGGCAAGTCCACCGTGCCCGTGGGCTCCGCCGACCGGCTGGCCGCCTACCTCGCCGCGCACGCCCCGGCCGGGGACGAGGCCGAGCTGGCCTGGAACCCGGAGTTCCTGCGCGAGGGCTTCGCCGTGAAGGACACGCTGCACCCGGACCGGATCGTGGCCGGTGTGCGCAGCGAGCGGGCGGAGCGGCTGCTGCGCGAGGTGTACGCGACGCCGGTCGCGGAGGGTTCGCCCTTCGTCGTCACCGACTTCCCGACCGCCGAGTTGGTGAAGACCTCCGCGAACTCCTTCCTCGCCACCAAGATCTCCTTCATCAACGCCATGGCCGAGGTGTGCGAGGCCGCGGACGGCGACGTCGCCAAGCTGGCGGAGGCCATCGGGTACGACGACCGGATCGGGAAGAAGTTCCTGCGGGCCGGGATCGGCTTCGGCGGCGGCTGTCTGCCCAAGGACATCCGGGCGTTCATGGCGCGCGCCGGTGAGCTGGGCGCCGACCAGGCACTGACCTTCCTGCGCGAGATCGACTCGATCAACATGCGCCAGCGCGGCCAGATGGTGGAGCTGACCCGGCAGGCGCTGGGCGGCGGCCCGTTCCTGGGCAAGCGGGTCGCGGTGCTCGGCGCCACCTTCAAGCCCGACTCGGACGACGTCCGGGACTCCCCCGCGCTGAACGTGGCCGGGCAGGTCCACCTCCAGGGCGCGCAGGTGACGGTGTACGACCCGAAGGGCATGGACAACGCCCGGCGGCTGTTCCCGACGCTCGGGTACGCCGACTCCGCGCTGGAGGCGGTGCGGGGCGCCGACGTCGTCCTGCACCTCACCGAGTGGCGGGAGTTCCGCGAGCTGGACCCCCAGGCGCTGGGCGAGGCCGTGGCGGCCCGGGTGCTCCTGGACGGGCGCAACGCCCTGGACCCGGTGGCCTGGCGCAAGGCCGGGTGGACGTACCGGGCGATGGGCCGTCCGACGGCCTGA
- a CDS encoding CGNR zinc finger domain-containing protein: MSDRSPAPGGLDLVEKLVNTIDLETGADSLDTPQGRAGLGLTEDDVPGARELRESLRAVLLAHAGHPPHRTVTPLGDLLAAAPLVVTVDPADGTAALAAARDGSLTARVAAAVAEALVAGTWTRLKACEAADCHWAYYDRSPAGRGRWCSMQVCGARAKMRRYRARGT, from the coding sequence ATGAGTGACAGATCGCCCGCACCGGGGGGCTTGGATCTGGTCGAGAAGCTGGTGAACACGATCGACCTCGAGACCGGCGCCGACTCGCTGGACACACCGCAGGGCCGGGCGGGTCTCGGTCTCACGGAGGACGACGTGCCCGGGGCGCGGGAGCTGCGCGAGTCCCTGCGCGCGGTCCTGCTCGCCCACGCCGGCCACCCGCCGCACCGCACGGTGACCCCGCTCGGCGACCTGCTGGCCGCCGCCCCGCTGGTGGTGACCGTCGACCCGGCCGACGGTACCGCCGCCCTCGCCGCGGCCCGGGACGGCTCCCTGACCGCCCGCGTCGCCGCCGCCGTCGCCGAGGCACTGGTCGCGGGCACCTGGACCAGGCTCAAGGCGTGCGAGGCGGCCGACTGCCACTGGGCGTACTACGACCGCAGCCCGGCCGGCCGCGGCCGCTGGTGCTCGATGCAGGTGTGCGGGGCACGCGCCAAGATGCGCCGGTACCGGGCCAGGGGGACGTGA
- a CDS encoding VOC family protein, protein MAPAAHFRSVVVDCTEPTELARFYAQVGGGTPDERDPDWVVLEVPGGPRLSFQRVAELTPPEWPRSDRNAQQLHLDFDGGATWEEMDAAHEKVLALGARPLDLEDREKKGFMVYADPAGHPFCLCRIEHA, encoded by the coding sequence ATGGCACCCGCGGCACATTTCCGTTCCGTCGTCGTCGACTGCACCGAGCCGACCGAGCTGGCCCGTTTCTACGCACAGGTCGGGGGCGGCACACCCGATGAGCGGGACCCCGACTGGGTTGTGCTCGAGGTGCCGGGCGGGCCGCGGCTGTCCTTCCAGCGGGTGGCGGAGCTCACCCCTCCGGAGTGGCCGCGTTCCGACCGCAACGCCCAGCAGCTCCACCTGGACTTCGACGGCGGGGCGACCTGGGAGGAGATGGACGCGGCGCACGAGAAGGTGCTCGCGCTCGGTGCCCGGCCCCTCGACCTGGAGGACCGGGAGAAGAAGGGCTTCATGGTGTACGCCGATCCGGCGGGGCATCCGTTCTGCCTGTGCCGGATCGAGCACGCCTGA
- a CDS encoding VOC family protein — translation MAVAELGAVVLDCPDPHALARFYADVLGGTVEDKSDGQDEWVDLNLPGGRTLAFQGAPEYVPPKWPAADGAQQFHLDLDVKDLDAAEKAVLELGARPLDAEDRSRSFRVYADPAGHPFCLCAC, via the coding sequence ATGGCTGTCGCCGAACTGGGCGCCGTCGTCCTGGACTGTCCCGACCCCCACGCCCTGGCCCGCTTCTACGCCGACGTCCTCGGCGGCACCGTCGAGGACAAGAGCGACGGCCAGGACGAGTGGGTCGACCTGAACCTGCCCGGCGGACGGACGCTGGCCTTCCAGGGCGCCCCCGAGTACGTACCGCCCAAGTGGCCCGCCGCCGACGGGGCGCAGCAGTTCCACCTCGACCTCGACGTGAAGGACCTGGACGCGGCGGAGAAGGCCGTGCTGGAGCTGGGCGCGAGGCCGCTGGACGCGGAGGACCGCTCCCGCTCCTTCCGGGTTTACGCGGATCCGGCCGGGCACCCGTTCTGCCTCTGCGCCTGCTGA
- the purE gene encoding 5-(carboxyamino)imidazole ribonucleotide mutase codes for MSQASPVSPVVGIVMGSDSDWPVMEAAAKALDEFEIPYEVDVVSAHRMPHEMIAYGEQAAGRGLKAVIAGAGGAAHLPGMLASVTPLPVIGVPVPLKYLDGMDSLLSIVQMPAGVPVATVSVGGARNAGLLAARILAAHDEELLARMREFQQELNDQATEKGKRLRNKVAGSAAGFGFGK; via the coding sequence ATGAGCCAGGCCAGCCCGGTCAGCCCGGTCGTGGGCATCGTCATGGGGTCGGACTCCGACTGGCCCGTCATGGAGGCCGCCGCCAAGGCCCTCGACGAGTTCGAGATCCCCTACGAGGTCGACGTCGTCTCCGCGCACCGCATGCCGCACGAGATGATCGCGTACGGCGAGCAGGCGGCCGGACGCGGACTGAAGGCGGTCATCGCGGGCGCGGGCGGTGCCGCCCACCTGCCCGGCATGCTCGCCTCCGTCACCCCGCTGCCGGTCATCGGCGTGCCGGTGCCGCTGAAGTACCTGGACGGCATGGACAGCCTCCTGTCCATCGTGCAGATGCCGGCCGGCGTGCCGGTCGCGACCGTCTCGGTCGGCGGCGCCCGCAACGCCGGGTTGCTGGCCGCCCGCATCCTCGCCGCGCACGACGAGGAGCTGCTGGCCCGGATGCGCGAGTTCCAGCAGGAGCTCAACGACCAGGCCACCGAGAAGGGCAAGCGGCTGCGCAACAAGGTCGCGGGCTCGGCGGCCGGCTTCGGCTTCGGGAAGTGA
- a CDS encoding GtrA family protein gives MGHGSSGAHTAPPAAPGPRGALRDRIDRLVREVVKFGAVGGAGVLVNLLVFNLVRHVTDLAVVRASIIATIVAIVFNYLGFRYFTYRDRDKSGRTREMSLFLLFSAVGLVIENGVLYTATYGFGWDSPLQSNIFKFLGIGIGTLFRFWSYRSWVFRTLPAREPVTRAETFLEHEHPTAVRAADGTPAAHR, from the coding sequence ATGGGACATGGTTCCTCGGGTGCTCATACGGCTCCCCCGGCTGCCCCCGGCCCCCGCGGCGCGCTGCGGGACCGGATCGACCGACTGGTCCGCGAGGTCGTGAAGTTCGGCGCGGTGGGCGGCGCGGGTGTGCTGGTCAACCTGCTGGTCTTCAACCTGGTGCGGCACGTGACCGACCTCGCGGTGGTGCGGGCAAGCATCATCGCGACGATCGTCGCGATCGTCTTCAACTACCTGGGCTTCCGCTACTTCACCTACCGGGACCGCGACAAGAGCGGCCGTACCCGCGAGATGTCGCTGTTCCTGCTGTTCAGCGCGGTCGGGCTGGTGATCGAGAACGGCGTCCTCTACACGGCGACGTACGGCTTCGGCTGGGACAGCCCGCTGCAGAGCAACATCTTCAAGTTCCTCGGCATCGGCATCGGCACGCTGTTCCGCTTCTGGTCGTACCGCAGCTGGGTCTTCCGCACCCTGCCGGCCCGGGAGCCGGTGACGCGGGCGGAGACCTTCCTGGAGCACGAGCACCCGACGGCGGTGCGCGCCGCGGACGGCACCCCGGCGGCCCACCGCTGA
- a CDS encoding dipeptidase, whose product MTSLDQARELLREFPVVDGHNDLPWALREQVRYDLDARDIAADQSAHLHTDLARLRSGGVGAQYWSVYVRSDLPGAVTATLEQIDCVRRLIDRHPGELRAALTAADMEAARTEGRIASLMGAEGGHSIDNSLATLRALYALGVRYMTLTHNDNVAWADSATDEPGVGGLSAFGREVVREMNREGMLVDLSHVAATTMRDALDTSTAPVIFSHSSSRAVCDHPRNIPDDVLERLPANGGVAMVTFVPKFVLQAAVDWTAEADDNMRAHGFHHLDSSAEAMKVHAAFEERVPRPVATVSTVADHLDHMREVAGVDHLGIGGDYDGTPFTPDGLDDVSGYPKLVAELLDRGWSRADLAKLTWKNAVRVLGDAEDVARGLRATRGPSNASLEELDG is encoded by the coding sequence ATGACGTCCCTGGACCAGGCCCGGGAGCTGCTGCGCGAGTTCCCCGTCGTCGACGGCCACAACGACCTGCCGTGGGCGCTGCGCGAGCAGGTCCGCTACGACCTCGACGCCCGCGACATCGCCGCCGACCAGTCCGCCCACCTGCACACCGACCTGGCCCGGCTGCGCTCCGGCGGCGTCGGCGCGCAGTACTGGTCGGTGTACGTCCGCTCGGACCTGCCCGGCGCGGTGACGGCGACGCTGGAGCAGATCGACTGCGTACGGCGGCTCATCGACCGCCACCCGGGCGAGCTGCGGGCCGCGCTGACCGCCGCCGACATGGAGGCCGCGCGCACCGAGGGACGTATCGCCTCCCTCATGGGCGCCGAGGGCGGCCACTCCATCGACAACTCGCTGGCCACCCTGCGCGCCCTGTACGCGCTCGGCGTGCGCTACATGACGCTCACCCACAACGACAACGTGGCGTGGGCGGACTCGGCGACCGACGAGCCCGGCGTCGGCGGCCTGTCGGCCTTCGGCCGCGAGGTCGTGCGGGAGATGAACCGCGAGGGCATGCTCGTCGACCTCTCGCACGTGGCGGCGACGACGATGCGCGACGCGCTGGACACCTCCACCGCGCCGGTGATCTTCTCCCACTCCTCCTCCCGGGCCGTCTGCGACCACCCGCGCAACATCCCGGACGACGTGCTGGAGCGGCTGCCCGCCAACGGCGGCGTGGCGATGGTGACGTTCGTGCCGAAGTTCGTGCTCCAGGCCGCCGTGGACTGGACGGCCGAGGCCGACGACAACATGCGCGCGCACGGCTTCCACCACCTCGACTCCAGTGCCGAGGCGATGAAGGTGCACGCCGCCTTCGAGGAGCGCGTCCCGCGCCCCGTCGCCACCGTGTCCACGGTCGCCGACCACCTCGACCACATGCGCGAGGTCGCCGGCGTCGACCACCTAGGCATCGGCGGCGACTACGACGGCACGCCCTTCACCCCGGACGGCCTCGACGACGTCTCGGGCTACCCGAAACTCGTCGCCGAACTCCTCGACCGCGGCTGGTCCCGGGCCGACCTGGCCAAGCTGACCTGGAAGAACGCGGTGCGGGTGCTGGGCGACGCGGAGGACGTGGCCCGCGGGCTCCGGGCGACGCGGGGGCCGTCCAACGCGTCCCTGGAGGAACTGGACGGCTGA
- a CDS encoding acyl-CoA dehydrogenase yields the protein MAGSADFDLYRPSEEHDMLRDAVRSLAEAKIAPYAAAVDEEARFPQEALDALTANDLHAVHVPEEYGGAGADALATVIVIEEVARACASSSLIPAVNKLGSLPVILSGSEELKKKYMTPLAKGDGMFSYCLSEPDAGSDAAGMKTKAVRDGDHWILNGVKRWITNAGVSEYYTVMAVTDPAKRSKGISAFVVENSDDGVSFGAPEKKLGIKGSPTREVYLDNVRIPADRMIGAEGTGFATAMKTLDHTRITIAAQALGIAQGALDYAKGYVQERKQFGKPIADFQGIQFMLADMAMKIEAARQLTYAAAAKSERGDSDLTFQGAAAKCFASDVAMEVTTDAVQLLGGYGYTRDYPVERMMRDAKITQIYEGTNQVQRIVMARNLP from the coding sequence TTGGCCGGATCGGCTGACTTCGACCTGTACCGCCCGTCCGAGGAGCACGACATGCTCCGCGACGCCGTCCGCTCCCTGGCCGAGGCGAAGATCGCGCCGTACGCCGCCGCGGTGGACGAGGAGGCCCGCTTCCCGCAGGAGGCGCTCGACGCCCTGACCGCGAACGACCTCCACGCGGTCCACGTCCCCGAGGAGTACGGCGGCGCGGGCGCCGACGCGCTCGCCACGGTGATCGTCATCGAGGAGGTGGCCCGCGCCTGCGCGTCGTCCTCCCTGATCCCGGCCGTGAACAAGCTCGGCTCCCTCCCGGTGATCCTCTCCGGCTCCGAGGAGCTGAAGAAGAAGTACATGACCCCGCTCGCCAAGGGCGACGGCATGTTCTCCTATTGCCTCTCCGAGCCCGACGCGGGCTCCGACGCGGCCGGCATGAAGACCAAGGCCGTCCGCGACGGCGACCACTGGATCCTCAACGGCGTCAAGCGCTGGATCACCAACGCCGGCGTCAGCGAGTACTACACGGTGATGGCCGTCACCGACCCCGCCAAGCGCTCAAAGGGCATCTCCGCCTTCGTCGTCGAGAATTCCGACGACGGCGTCTCCTTCGGCGCCCCGGAGAAGAAGCTCGGCATCAAGGGCTCGCCGACCCGCGAGGTCTACCTCGACAACGTCCGCATCCCCGCCGACCGCATGATCGGCGCGGAGGGCACCGGCTTCGCCACCGCGATGAAGACGCTGGACCACACCCGCATCACCATCGCCGCCCAGGCCCTCGGCATCGCCCAGGGCGCCCTCGACTACGCCAAGGGCTACGTCCAGGAGCGCAAGCAGTTCGGCAAGCCGATCGCCGACTTCCAGGGCATCCAGTTCATGCTCGCCGACATGGCCATGAAGATCGAGGCCGCCCGCCAGCTCACCTACGCCGCCGCCGCCAAGTCGGAGCGCGGCGACAGCGACCTGACCTTCCAGGGCGCCGCCGCCAAGTGCTTCGCCTCCGACGTGGCCATGGAGGTCACCACGGACGCCGTCCAGCTCCTCGGCGGCTACGGCTACACCCGTGACTACCCGGTGGAGCGCATGATGCGCGA